The following are encoded in a window of Alphaproteobacteria bacterium genomic DNA:
- a CDS encoding undecaprenyl-diphosphate phosphatase, producing MADPLPPPRPLRETLALLIDRPHVDPILTAILLGIVEGLTEFLPVSSTGHLILASELLGYDAETWAVFNVVIQLGAILAVVVLYWRTFWVVLTGMFRRDAMAWRFARNVLAGFLPSAALGLLLIDQIESLLENAQVVAVALILGGIAILAVERLVKPADTEPGVASLPLGTALGIGLIQCISMIPGVSRSGATIMGALTLGVERRTAAEFSFFLAVPTMVGASGLSILKHRHELASGAVDWQLVAIGFVVSFLVALFVIRWFIGLVSRRGFAPFAWYRIIAGSLALAWLLYR from the coding sequence ATGGCTGACCCTCTACCGCCGCCACGGCCGCTTCGCGAAACCCTCGCCTTACTGATCGACAGACCCCACGTGGACCCCATCCTGACCGCCATCCTCCTCGGCATCGTCGAGGGCCTCACCGAATTCCTTCCGGTGTCCTCGACCGGGCATTTGATCCTCGCCTCGGAGCTGCTGGGCTACGACGCCGAGACCTGGGCGGTCTTCAACGTCGTCATCCAGCTCGGCGCGATCCTCGCCGTCGTCGTTCTTTACTGGCGGACTTTCTGGGTCGTCCTGACCGGAATGTTCAGGCGGGATGCGATGGCGTGGCGCTTTGCCCGAAACGTCCTCGCCGGCTTCCTTCCCTCGGCGGCGCTCGGCCTCCTGCTCATCGACCAGATCGAGTCCCTTTTGGAGAACGCGCAGGTGGTCGCCGTCGCGCTCATTCTCGGCGGGATCGCGATCCTCGCCGTCGAGCGCCTGGTAAAACCTGCCGACACGGAACCGGGAGTCGCCTCGCTTCCGCTCGGGACGGCGCTCGGCATCGGCCTCATCCAGTGCATCTCGATGATCCCCGGAGTCAGCCGGTCGGGAGCGACGATCATGGGCGCCCTCACGCTTGGCGTGGAGCGGCGGACGGCGGCCGAATTCAGCTTCTTCCTCGCCGTGCCGACGATGGTGGGAGCGAGCGGATTGTCGATCCTCAAGCACCGCCACGAGCTGGCTTCGGGCGCCGTCGATTGGCAGCTCGTCGCGATCGGCTTCGTCGTCTCGTTCCTCGTCGCCCTGTTCGTGATCCGCTGGTTCATCGGCCTCGTCTCGCGCCGCGGCTTCGCTCCATTCGCCTGGTATCGCATTATTGCCGGATCCTTGGCCCTCGCATGGCTGTTATATCGTTGA
- the tsaB gene encoding tRNA (adenosine(37)-N6)-threonylcarbamoyltransferase complex dimerization subunit type 1 TsaB, protein MLLVIDSATAACSAALIGADGALVDERHELVGRGHAERLVPMIEELLAGRVPRAISVDCGPGSFTGVRVGLAAAHGLAIGWKIPVSGYSSMAALAATCGESEVGVALVGGHGELFVQNWRHDPLEPLDDLSSLAPERAAAAVRAELVVGSGAQALIAARGHGRALDILPRAAHIRFLPAQLKSLPARPIYGRAPDARPMA, encoded by the coding sequence ATGCTCTTGGTAATCGACAGCGCGACCGCGGCTTGCTCGGCGGCTCTGATCGGCGCGGACGGCGCTCTCGTCGACGAGCGGCACGAACTGGTCGGCCGCGGCCATGCAGAGCGGCTCGTGCCGATGATCGAGGAGCTGTTGGCCGGCCGCGTTCCTCGCGCCATCTCGGTCGATTGCGGGCCGGGCAGCTTCACCGGTGTCCGCGTTGGCCTCGCCGCCGCGCACGGCCTCGCGATCGGATGGAAGATCCCCGTTTCTGGCTATTCCTCGATGGCCGCTCTGGCGGCAACCTGCGGCGAATCCGAGGTTGGGGTCGCGCTGGTGGGGGGACATGGCGAACTTTTCGTGCAAAACTGGCGCCATGATCCGCTCGAACCGCTCGACGATCTCAGCTCGCTGGCGCCCGAACGGGCGGCTGCGGCGGTCCGCGCGGAGCTGGTCGTCGGTTCCGGAGCGCAAGCGTTGATCGCCGCGCGCGGCCATGGTCGGGCGCTGGACATCCTGCCCAGAGCCGCGCACATTCGCTTTTTGCCCGCGCAACTTAAGAGCCTGCCGGCGCGACCGATCTATGGCCGCGCGCCGGACGCGAGACCGATGGCATGA
- a CDS encoding peptidase S14, which translates to MARSDAETIAPPVLANPQISLIGDIGEVTVGRFLDQLRKAEQAGGDVALEITTLGGDPEMARRIVLEIDRARARIPGRFVFLGKTVVYSAGATIMSAFPKKDRWLAPDAKVMIHCRKLEKTVELSGPIRSSVPLVEALLAQLQVGIASEEEPFRRLIEGSDVSEDEIWEKALYNWYLEADEALSRGLIAGIYRN; encoded by the coding sequence ATGGCCCGCTCCGACGCCGAAACCATAGCCCCCCCGGTCCTGGCCAACCCCCAGATCTCGTTGATCGGCGACATCGGCGAGGTCACGGTCGGGCGCTTCCTCGACCAGCTGCGCAAGGCCGAGCAGGCCGGCGGCGACGTCGCCCTGGAAATCACCACCCTCGGCGGCGATCCGGAGATGGCGCGCAGGATCGTGCTCGAGATCGATCGCGCCCGGGCGCGAATTCCCGGACGCTTCGTCTTTCTCGGCAAGACGGTGGTCTACTCCGCCGGAGCCACGATCATGTCGGCCTTTCCAAAGAAGGATCGCTGGCTCGCTCCCGATGCGAAGGTGATGATTCATTGCCGCAAGCTGGAAAAGACCGTCGAGCTCTCCGGGCCGATCCGCTCGAGCGTGCCGCTGGTCGAAGCCCTGCTCGCCCAGCTCCAGGTCGGGATCGCAAGCGAGGAGGAACCGTTCCGCCGGCTGATCGAGGGCAGCGACGTCAGCGAGGACGAGATTTGGGAGAAGGCCCTCTACAATTGGTATTTGGAGGCCGACGAAGCGCTGTCGCGCGGGCTGATCGCCGGCATCTATCGCAATTAG
- the rimI gene encoding ribosomal-protein-alanine N-acetyltransferase, whose amino-acid sequence MSEAEVEICEGSVADLDAVMRVMDDSFDPRFGEAWTASQCAGLLPLPGVWLTLARDAVGVAGFALARTVADEAELLLLAVRRQSQGRGVGKTLLDHFIEQARQRGAARVHLEVREGNQALSLYRQASFTLVGRRRNYYSGQTGQTYDALTLAKSVHR is encoded by the coding sequence ATGAGCGAAGCCGAGGTCGAAATTTGCGAGGGCAGCGTTGCCGATCTCGATGCGGTGATGAGGGTCATGGACGACAGCTTCGATCCACGCTTCGGCGAAGCGTGGACCGCTTCTCAATGTGCGGGGCTGCTTCCCCTGCCCGGCGTGTGGCTGACTTTGGCGCGCGACGCCGTGGGCGTTGCCGGCTTCGCCCTGGCCCGAACGGTCGCCGACGAAGCGGAGCTGCTGCTTCTCGCCGTAAGGCGGCAGAGTCAGGGGCGGGGCGTAGGCAAGACGTTGCTCGATCATTTCATCGAACAGGCCCGACAACGCGGTGCGGCGCGAGTGCATCTCGAAGTCCGGGAAGGAAATCAGGCCCTTAGCTTGTACCGCCAGGCAAGCTTCACTTTGGTCGGCCGGCGGCGTAACTACTATAGCGGTCAGACCGGACAGACCTATGACGCACTGACTTTGGCGAAGAGTGTGCATCGTTAG
- a CDS encoding transcriptional repressor: MTRSIDIEALCAEKGLRITEQRKVIARVLGDSEDHPDVEALHARASAVDPGISIATVYRTVRLFEEAGILERHDFGDGRARYEAAAETHHDHLIDVETGKVIEFVDEELEQLQRRIAEKLGFRLVDHRMELYGVALGRER; the protein is encoded by the coding sequence ATGACCCGTAGCATCGATATCGAGGCGCTGTGCGCCGAGAAGGGCCTCAGGATCACCGAGCAACGCAAGGTCATTGCGCGCGTGCTCGGCGACTCCGAGGATCACCCCGACGTCGAGGCGCTCCACGCCCGGGCGTCCGCGGTCGATCCGGGAATCTCGATCGCAACCGTCTACCGCACCGTCCGCCTGTTCGAGGAAGCGGGGATCCTCGAGCGCCACGATTTCGGCGACGGCCGCGCTCGCTACGAAGCGGCGGCGGAGACCCACCACGACCATCTGATCGACGTGGAGACCGGCAAGGTCATCGAGTTCGTCGACGAGGAGCTGGAGCAGCTCCAGCGCCGAATCGCCGAGAAGCTCGGCTTCCGCCTGGTCGACCACCGAATGGAGCTTTACGGCGTCGCACTCGGCCGGGAACGATAG
- a CDS encoding tetratricopeptide repeat protein has translation MSSDNGGNGAAATVRDPETDKARLRAIHAALTAGDIEAAGKMAEDALADGIDHPMVLSFVAGRREVEGRFADALELLVRAKASAPEAAGIMNAIGLNLMWLGRHEEAIAEFGAALAADPDFAPALANRGTALVALARPLEARASFEAALARDPANLIALNGLAALALRRGDGAEARRLAKQVIARQVEYPEALATLAGADIIEGEAGKGEARLRLLLRDQRLQPPERALALGLLGDALDAQQRFTGAFQAWDEGNGILRDHYAMHYREGRGALDLVRELTGAIAGRRVAASWGRDHGGPARRHVFLVGFPGSGASLIADILAGQSGVVTTGERDALIDSARQFLGDADDIARLCEAEDSALDPWRAAYWRRVAEAGADPVGRAFVDAHELNVFKLPLIARLFPEAHVLVARRDPRDAVLGAFRHRFEMSAPAYQLLTLEGAAALYAATMEMVEATEKAFGLFLQACSIQKLAADPKGEMRAVWAMLDLPQAETAGPAGALEIGKWRDYAGEMAGVLPILDRYV, from the coding sequence ATGAGTTCAGACAATGGCGGCAACGGCGCCGCCGCCACGGTCCGCGATCCCGAAACGGACAAGGCGCGGCTGCGGGCGATCCACGCCGCGCTGACGGCCGGCGACATCGAGGCGGCCGGAAAGATGGCCGAGGACGCGCTCGCCGACGGCATCGATCATCCGATGGTGCTGAGCTTCGTCGCCGGACGGCGCGAGGTGGAAGGCCGGTTCGCGGACGCGCTCGAGCTGCTTGTGCGCGCCAAAGCGTCCGCCCCGGAGGCGGCCGGCATAATGAACGCGATCGGCCTCAACCTGATGTGGCTCGGCCGGCACGAGGAGGCGATCGCGGAGTTCGGGGCGGCTTTGGCCGCCGATCCGGATTTCGCGCCGGCGCTGGCCAATCGTGGTACCGCCCTCGTGGCGCTCGCCCGCCCGCTCGAAGCGCGAGCCAGCTTCGAGGCGGCGCTTGCGCGCGATCCCGCGAACCTCATCGCTCTCAACGGCCTCGCCGCGCTGGCGCTGCGCCGCGGCGACGGCGCCGAAGCGCGGCGGCTGGCGAAGCAGGTCATCGCGCGCCAGGTCGAATATCCGGAGGCCCTGGCGACTCTCGCGGGCGCCGATATTATCGAGGGCGAGGCAGGCAAGGGGGAGGCGAGGCTTCGCCTCCTGCTCCGCGACCAGAGGTTGCAGCCGCCCGAGCGAGCCCTCGCGCTCGGCCTGCTCGGCGATGCGCTCGACGCGCAGCAGCGCTTCACCGGGGCGTTCCAGGCCTGGGATGAAGGCAATGGCATCCTTCGCGATCATTACGCCATGCATTATCGCGAGGGCCGAGGCGCGCTCGATCTGGTCCGGGAACTGACCGGCGCCATCGCCGGCAGGCGAGTAGCCGCCTCATGGGGGCGCGATCATGGCGGGCCGGCCCGGCGCCACGTCTTCCTCGTCGGATTTCCCGGATCCGGCGCGAGCCTGATAGCGGATATTCTTGCCGGCCAGAGCGGGGTCGTAACCACCGGCGAGCGCGACGCCCTGATCGATTCCGCGCGCCAGTTCCTCGGCGACGCGGACGACATCGCGCGGCTCTGCGAGGCCGAGGATAGCGCACTCGACCCATGGAGGGCGGCTTACTGGCGCCGAGTCGCGGAGGCGGGCGCCGATCCCGTCGGCCGGGCGTTCGTCGACGCGCACGAGCTGAACGTCTTCAAGCTGCCCCTGATCGCCCGGCTGTTCCCCGAGGCGCACGTGCTGGTCGCGCGCCGCGATCCGCGCGACGCGGTGCTCGGCGCGTTCCGCCATCGTTTCGAGATGAGCGCGCCCGCCTATCAGCTGCTGACGCTGGAAGGCGCCGCTGCGCTCTACGCGGCGACGATGGAGATGGTGGAGGCGACCGAAAAGGCGTTCGGCCTGTTCCTTCAGGCCTGTTCGATCCAGAAGCTCGCCGCGGATCCGAAGGGCGAGATGCGCGCGGTCTGGGCAATGCTCGATCTGCCGCAGGCGGAAACAGCCGGTCCGGCGGGCGCTCTCGAGATCGGCAAGTGGCGGGACTATGCCGGGGAGATGGCGGGCGTGCTTCCGATCCTCGATCGCTACGTCTGA
- the xth gene encoding exodeoxyribonuclease III — translation MRIATFNVNGINARLGGLLEWLAEDSPDVACLQELKAPDERFPEAAIEKAGYGAIWHGQKSWNGVAILAKGCEPVETRRGLPGDPDDLHSRYIEAAVGGVLIGCLYLPNGNPVGTEKFAYKLRWMERFMARAAELKGLDCPVVLAGDYNVIPTDADVYKPERWQDDALFQPEPRAQYARLLKQGWTDALRHLHPKERIFTFWDYWRNAFARDAGIRIDHLLLNKQAKKRLSAAGVDRHVRAREKASDHAPVWIALDPD, via the coding sequence ATGCGGATCGCGACCTTCAACGTCAACGGGATCAACGCGCGTCTGGGCGGACTGCTCGAGTGGCTCGCGGAGGATTCGCCCGACGTCGCCTGCCTGCAGGAATTGAAGGCGCCCGACGAGCGCTTTCCGGAGGCGGCGATCGAAAAGGCGGGCTACGGCGCGATCTGGCACGGCCAGAAGAGCTGGAACGGCGTCGCCATCCTCGCCAAAGGCTGCGAGCCGGTGGAGACGCGCCGCGGCCTGCCGGGCGATCCGGACGACCTCCACTCGCGCTACATCGAGGCAGCCGTGGGCGGCGTGCTGATCGGCTGCCTCTATCTGCCGAACGGCAATCCGGTCGGCACCGAAAAGTTCGCCTACAAGCTCAGGTGGATGGAGCGTTTCATGGCCCGCGCGGCCGAGCTCAAGGGGCTCGATTGCCCGGTGGTGCTCGCGGGGGATTATAACGTCATCCCGACCGACGCCGACGTCTACAAGCCCGAGCGCTGGCAGGACGACGCCTTGTTCCAGCCGGAGCCGCGCGCGCAATATGCGCGACTTCTGAAACAGGGCTGGACCGACGCCCTGAGGCACCTTCACCCGAAGGAGCGGATTTTCACCTTCTGGGATTATTGGCGCAACGCCTTCGCGCGCGACGCGGGCATTCGCATCGATCATCTGCTGCTGAACAAGCAGGCCAAGAAGCGGCTCAGCGCCGCGGGCGTCGATCGCCATGTCCGCGCGAGAGAGAAAGCGAGCGATCACGCGCCGGTCTGGATCGCGCTTGATCCCGACTGA
- a CDS encoding TonB family protein gives MDVGHWPGAIKGAALRAVLPAGEFPASRYAIIRCAPTGAGEAKAVTAMIILALVAAAAPEAPRDPRPLHPLAAWVSDADYPAGAIRRGASGTVAFTLDIDAAGVPTRCTVTGRADRELDQRTCDIFMERARFEPAHDGRGRAVAGSVSDRIRWVLPATDETMPFAAIRVTTAVVRDVAGNIGCSIRINGGDSILRAGEECGFLSGSGAADALRRFGTPGALVADYVLTPEGATPVASAGQPDGELIYEDSAHLVVTPDGTVAGCRGAGPRTIRVLPGVLSLPSPCPAQAARFKAAPGTAPRGAEVAIRIYLRGIP, from the coding sequence ATGGATGTGGGCCATTGGCCGGGCGCGATCAAGGGCGCGGCCCTGCGCGCCGTCTTGCCAGCCGGCGAATTTCCTGCAAGCCGATACGCAATTATCCGATGTGCGCCGACGGGTGCGGGGGAAGCGAAGGCAGTGACGGCTATGATCATCTTGGCGCTTGTCGCGGCGGCAGCGCCGGAAGCGCCGCGCGATCCGCGACCGCTTCATCCGCTGGCCGCTTGGGTATCCGATGCGGATTATCCGGCCGGAGCGATCCGGCGGGGTGCGTCCGGGACCGTCGCCTTCACCCTCGACATCGACGCCGCCGGCGTTCCGACGCGCTGCACCGTCACCGGCCGGGCCGATCGGGAGCTCGACCAGCGAACCTGCGACATTTTCATGGAGCGGGCCCGTTTCGAGCCGGCGCACGACGGGCGTGGGCGGGCTGTGGCCGGCTCCGTCTCCGACCGGATACGCTGGGTCCTCCCAGCCACGGACGAGACGATGCCCTTCGCGGCGATACGCGTGACGACTGCGGTCGTCCGCGACGTTGCGGGCAATATCGGCTGCTCGATCCGCATCAACGGCGGCGATTCGATCCTCCGCGCCGGAGAGGAGTGCGGGTTCCTTTCGGGGTCCGGCGCCGCCGACGCTTTGCGCCGCTTCGGCACGCCGGGAGCGTTGGTCGCTGACTATGTGCTGACGCCCGAGGGCGCAACCCCGGTGGCGAGCGCCGGCCAACCGGACGGCGAGCTCATCTACGAGGATTCTGCACATCTCGTCGTGACGCCCGACGGAACGGTCGCGGGGTGCCGGGGCGCGGGTCCGCGCACGATCCGGGTCCTGCCGGGAGTTCTAAGCCTGCCGTCCCCCTGCCCGGCCCAGGCGGCTCGCTTCAAAGCCGCGCCGGGCACCGCGCCGCGCGGTGCCGAGGTCGCCATCAGAATTTATCTGCGCGGAATCCCCTAA
- a CDS encoding glutathione S-transferase family protein, whose product MWQLHQFPLCPFSRKVRLALAEKAIPLELVRVSPWLQEDEFMDLNPAGQTPVLVEPDKNIVLIDSGAICEYFEETVDRTPLIPGTAANRAEIRRLVTWFDEKLYRDVVSPLMDERMTKRLVSRDPPDTGTLRRAMTSANAHLDYIDYLLDHRRWLAGPVLTMADLAAAAHLSVADYLGGIDWRGHKQTVDWYAVMKSRPSFRSLLTERMEVIMPPAHYDKPDF is encoded by the coding sequence ATGTGGCAGCTTCATCAATTCCCGCTTTGTCCCTTTTCGCGCAAGGTGCGCCTCGCGCTCGCCGAGAAGGCGATCCCGCTCGAGCTCGTCCGAGTCTCCCCCTGGCTCCAGGAAGACGAGTTCATGGACCTCAACCCCGCGGGCCAGACTCCGGTGCTGGTCGAGCCGGACAAGAATATCGTGCTGATCGATTCCGGGGCGATTTGCGAATATTTCGAAGAGACCGTCGACCGAACCCCGCTGATCCCGGGCACCGCGGCCAACCGCGCGGAGATCCGCCGCCTCGTGACCTGGTTCGACGAAAAGCTCTACCGCGACGTCGTCTCCCCTTTGATGGACGAGCGGATGACCAAGCGGCTGGTCAGCCGCGATCCGCCCGATACGGGCACGCTCAGGCGGGCGATGACCTCGGCCAACGCCCATCTCGACTATATCGATTATCTGCTCGATCACCGGCGCTGGCTGGCGGGGCCGGTGCTGACCATGGCCGATCTTGCCGCCGCCGCCCATCTTTCGGTCGCCGACTATCTCGGCGGGATCGACTGGCGCGGCCATAAGCAGACGGTCGATTGGTACGCGGTGATGAAATCCCGCCCGAGCTTCCGATCCCTGCTGACAGAGCGGATGGAGGTGATCATGCCTCCCGCCCACTACGACAAGCCGGATTTTTAG
- a CDS encoding 1-acyl-sn-glycerol-3-phosphate acyltransferase → MRLAAIAAGLIFCVPFHFLWKLFGARSIWPQIFLAYAGRCTGMRVRIDGAPLRSHVLFAANHVSWLDILALGGAAPAAFVARHDVEEWPLVGWIAGLNDTIYVARHARSEVQEQADQLRRALAAGRALVLFAEGTTNGGPELLPFRPSLFASLYPPLEGVRVQPVAIDYGPLAKGIAWAGEEGIGANARKVMSRKGSFVATLRFLDPIDPAEPGDRKRLAGRAREAVGAALGRRDSAFAAPGDPL, encoded by the coding sequence CTGCGCCTGGCGGCGATCGCCGCGGGCCTGATATTCTGCGTGCCCTTCCATTTCCTGTGGAAGCTTTTCGGAGCCCGCTCGATCTGGCCGCAAATCTTCCTCGCTTATGCCGGCCGCTGCACCGGAATGCGCGTGCGAATCGATGGGGCGCCGCTGCGCTCGCACGTCCTGTTCGCCGCGAATCACGTGTCCTGGCTCGACATCCTCGCGCTCGGGGGCGCTGCGCCCGCGGCGTTCGTCGCGCGCCACGACGTCGAGGAATGGCCGCTGGTCGGCTGGATCGCGGGGCTCAACGACACAATCTACGTCGCCCGCCACGCCCGAAGCGAGGTCCAGGAGCAGGCCGACCAGCTTCGCCGCGCCCTCGCCGCGGGCCGCGCGCTGGTCCTGTTCGCCGAGGGGACGACCAATGGCGGCCCCGAGTTGCTCCCCTTCCGGCCCAGCCTGTTCGCCTCACTCTATCCACCGCTTGAGGGCGTGCGCGTTCAGCCGGTGGCGATCGATTACGGGCCGCTCGCGAAAGGCATCGCCTGGGCCGGCGAGGAGGGAATCGGTGCGAACGCGCGCAAGGTGATGTCGCGCAAGGGCTCGTTCGTCGCCACCTTGCGCTTCCTCGACCCGATCGACCCCGCCGAGCCGGGCGACCGCAAGCGGCTCGCCGGGCGGGCGCGCGAAGCGGTCGGCGCGGCGCTCGGCCGCCGGGACTCCGCTTTCGCGGCGCCCGGCGATCCCCTATAG
- a CDS encoding NifU family protein gives MLIQTETTPNPATLKFLPGRKVMEAGTRDFATPEDSEASPLAEAIFSTGEVQGVFFGRDFVSVTAAPGVEWPRLKPQVLEILLDHFASDAPLFRAATAGGIHVAPDAEIDDDPADAEVIAQIRELIETRVRPAVAQDGGDIVYRGFSGGTVYLALHGACSGCPSSTMTLKNGIEGLLKHYVPEVEAVEAV, from the coding sequence ATGCTGATCCAGACCGAAACCACGCCCAATCCGGCGACTCTGAAGTTCCTGCCCGGCCGCAAGGTGATGGAGGCGGGGACGCGGGATTTCGCGACCCCCGAGGATTCCGAAGCCTCGCCGCTCGCCGAGGCGATCTTCTCGACCGGCGAGGTCCAGGGCGTGTTCTTCGGCCGCGATTTCGTCTCGGTCACCGCTGCGCCCGGAGTCGAATGGCCGCGGCTGAAGCCTCAGGTGCTCGAAATATTGCTCGACCATTTCGCGAGCGACGCGCCGTTGTTCCGCGCCGCCACCGCCGGCGGCATCCATGTCGCGCCCGACGCGGAGATCGACGACGATCCGGCGGACGCGGAGGTGATCGCCCAGATCCGCGAGCTGATCGAGACCCGGGTGCGCCCGGCGGTCGCGCAGGACGGCGGCGACATCGTCTATCGCGGCTTCAGCGGTGGGACGGTCTATCTCGCCCTCCACGGCGCCTGCTCGGGCTGCCCCTCCTCGACGATGACCCTCAAGAACGGGATCGAGGGCCTGCTCAAACATTATGTGCCCGAGGTCGAAGCGGTCGAAGCGGTTTGA
- a CDS encoding transcriptional regulator: MDTQDNFGETLITLTADIVSAHVSNNSVAVSDLPLLISNVHNALAGLGNTPEAPAPRPEPAVSIRSSIKPDYVVCLEDGKKLKMLKRHLMTHYNLTPDQYRQKWGLGADYPMVAPNYAEQRRTLAKKIGLGTTRKRTKK; encoded by the coding sequence ATGGACACACAGGATAATTTCGGTGAGACTTTGATCACGCTCACCGCCGACATCGTTTCGGCACATGTAAGCAACAACAGCGTGGCGGTTTCCGACCTGCCGCTGCTCATCAGCAACGTGCATAACGCGCTTGCCGGGCTCGGTAACACACCGGAAGCGCCGGCGCCACGGCCGGAACCAGCGGTTTCGATCCGTTCTTCGATCAAGCCCGATTACGTGGTCTGTCTGGAGGATGGGAAGAAGTTGAAGATGTTGAAGAGGCATCTGATGACCCATTACAACCTCACTCCCGACCAGTACCGGCAGAAGTGGGGTCTCGGCGCCGACTATCCCATGGTCGCGCCGAACTATGCGGAGCAGCGCCGGACGCTGGCCAAGAAGATCGGCCTGGGGACGACCCGCAAGCGCACCAAGAAGTAA
- a CDS encoding complex I NDUFA9 subunit family protein, with protein MTVKTDRLITLFGGGGFVGRYVAQALFKAGARVRIAEREPRRAYFLKPLCGLGQIQFVRADIAKPAEAEAAAHGADAVVNLVGVLGGHLEAVHVAGARNVAQAAARQNVPALIHVSAIGADPESASDYGRSKGEGEAAVRAAFPDATVIRPSIVFGREDDFVNRLARLGQLMPVLPVIRGDWKIQPVYAADLGKAIAVAALDPAPYAGKTFELGGPQVLTMRELGEWVCRTTGRNRPIAQIPDAIGRLMARLTGWLPGAPVSWDQWLMMSRDNVANGPGFEAFGIRPTPLAAVAEEWLTLYRRHGRFAKPSPY; from the coding sequence ATGACGGTAAAGACCGACCGGCTCATCACCCTGTTCGGCGGCGGCGGGTTTGTCGGCCGCTATGTCGCCCAGGCCCTGTTCAAGGCCGGCGCCCGGGTGCGGATCGCCGAGCGCGAGCCGCGCCGGGCCTATTTCCTTAAGCCCCTGTGCGGCCTTGGCCAGATCCAGTTCGTCCGCGCCGACATCGCCAAGCCGGCCGAGGCGGAAGCGGCTGCGCACGGTGCGGACGCGGTGGTCAACCTCGTCGGCGTGCTCGGCGGACATTTGGAGGCCGTCCACGTCGCCGGCGCGCGCAACGTCGCGCAAGCGGCCGCGCGCCAAAACGTGCCGGCCCTGATCCACGTCTCGGCGATCGGCGCGGATCCGGAGAGCGCGAGCGATTATGGCCGCTCCAAGGGCGAGGGCGAAGCGGCAGTGCGCGCGGCATTTCCCGACGCGACCGTCATTCGCCCCTCGATCGTATTCGGCCGCGAAGACGATTTCGTAAACCGCCTTGCCCGGCTGGGGCAGCTGATGCCCGTGCTCCCGGTCATTCGCGGCGACTGGAAGATTCAGCCCGTCTATGCAGCCGATCTCGGCAAGGCGATCGCGGTCGCCGCGCTCGATCCCGCGCCTTATGCCGGCAAGACGTTCGAGCTCGGCGGGCCGCAGGTGCTGACGATGCGCGAGCTGGGCGAGTGGGTCTGCCGCACGACCGGGCGCAATCGCCCGATCGCGCAGATACCGGATGCGATCGGCAGGCTCATGGCCCGGCTGACCGGCTGGCTGCCGGGCGCTCCGGTCAGCTGGGACCAATGGCTGATGATGAGCCGCGACAATGTCGCAAACGGTCCCGGCTTCGAGGCGTTCGGAATCCGCCCGACGCCGCTCGCCGCGGTCGCCGAGGAATGGCTGACCCTCTACCGCCGCCACGGCCGCTTCGCGAAACCCTCGCCTTACTGA